In Malassezia vespertilionis chromosome 8, complete sequence, a genomic segment contains:
- the YTA12 gene encoding Mitochondrial inner membrane m-AAA protease component (COG:O; MEROPS:MER0011224; TransMembrane:1 (i133-151o); EggNog:ENOG503NV7Y), whose translation MPSRGIGGVRMLALVRGAFRAAHAPTMLRPSTASLAHAITNARFGAGPMRTFATPPNDPDEKKDKALRESIERGLKEAKEGKRTSEEDVPEELKQFFGNKKPEHRASEKRDGENDTRQEPPKKSPNNNQNNELRLNMNMVIAIVFTTYILYRVTAPEQTTREITWQDFRTNFLDKGLVERLVVVNRSRVTVYLHNNATGGQNNGVLGSPQFWFSLGSVDAFERNLDEAQRELSIPSNERIPVSYHDSISMASTLLHFAPTLILAGLLFYLTRRAAGGGVGGGGGGPGGIFGIGKSRAKLYNQETDVKVKFNDVAGMDEAKEEIMEFVSFLKSPERYERLGAKIPRGAILSGPPGTGKTLVAKATAGEAGVPFLSVSGSEFVEMFVGVGPSRVRDMFANAKKHAPCIIFVDEIDAIGKSRGKGGNFGGNDERESTLNELLVQMDGFGTNEHVVVLAGTNRPDVLDPALMRPGRFDRHIAIDRPDISGRKDIFLVHLKPLKLAASVHVDLLADKLSTLTPGFSGADIGNVCNEAALIAARDEATAIEEHHFELAIERVIAGLERKSRVLSPEEKTTVAYHEAGHAVCGWFLEYADPLLKVSIIPRGVGALGYAQYLPKERYLFSTEQLLDRMCMTLGGRVSEEIFFERITTGAQDDLSKITRMAFEICASYGMNDKLGPVSYRTDQESMHKPYSERTGEMLDEQVRKLVVTAHTRTTELLSKHKEDVEKVAKLLLEREVITREDMTKLLGKRPFKSADEADEYLDRKGRLARKGESSAPPPPEEINPEPKVASAPPHVP comes from the coding sequence ATGCCGTCTCGCGGCATTGGGGGCGTGCGgatgcttgcgcttgtgcgcggcgctttccgcgcagcgcacgcacccaCGATGCTGCGtccgagcacggcgagcctGGCGCATGCTATTACAAACGCACGATTTGGCGCGGGTCCTATGCGCACTTTTGCCACCCCCCCAAACGACCCCGACGAAAAAAAGGACAAGGCGCTTCGCGAGTcgatcgagcgcggcctCAAGGAGGCCAAAGAAGGGAAACGAACAAGTGAGGAGGATGTGCCCGAGGAGCTGAAGCAGTTCTTTGGGAACAAGAAGCcagagcaccgcgcatcTGAGAAGCGCGACGGGGAAAATGACACGCGCCAGGAGCCGCCGAAAAAGTCTCCGAACAACAATCAGAACAATGAGCTGCGCTTGAATATGAATATGGTGATTGCTATTGTCTTTACCACCTATATTTTGTACCGCGTCACCGCTCCGGAGCAAACGACACGCGAGATTACCTGGCAGGATTTCCGCACGAATTTCCTTGACAAGGGACTTGTCGAGCGTTTGGTCGTCGTGAATCGCTCGCGCGTTACTGTTTATTTGCACAACAATGCTACCGGTGGCCAAAACAATGGCGTCCTGGGCTCGCCACAGTTTTGGTTCAGCCTTGGCTCTGTCGATGCATTTGAGCGCAacttggacgaggcgcagcgcgagctcaGCATCCCATCCAACGAGCGTATTCCTGTTTCTTACCATGATTCGATCAGTATGGCGTCAACCTTGCTGCACTTTGCGCCTACCTTAATTCTTGCAGGACTCCTCTTTTACctcacgcgccgcgctgcgggCGGAGGCGTCGGCGGGGGCGGAGGCGGCCCGGGTGGCATCTTTGGCATCGGCAAGAGCCGTGCCAAGCTGTACAATCAAGAGACGGATGTCAAGGTCAAGTTTAACGACGTGGCTGGCATGGATGAGGCAAAGGAAGAGATCATGGAGTTTGTTAGCTTCCTCAAGAGCCCCGAGCGCTACGAGCGTCTCGGCGCCAAGATTCCGCGTGGCGCTATTCTCAGTGGGCCACCTGGCACCGGAAAAACGCTTGTGGCGAAGGCCACGGCGGGCGAAGCTGGCGTGCCGTTTTTGAGCGTCTCTGGCTCCGAGTTTGTGGAGATGTTTGTGGGCGTCGGTCCCTCGCGTGTGCGCGATATGTTTGCAAACGCGAAAaagcacgcgccgtgcatcATTTTTGTCGACGAAATTGATGCGATCGGCAAGTCGCGCGGCAAGGGCGGCAACTTTGGCGGcaacgacgagcgcgaaaGCACACTCAATGAGCTCCTTGTCCAGATGGATGGTTTCGGCACGAATGAGCACGTTGTCGTGCTTGCCGGCACGAACCGTCCGGATGTGCTCGATCCTGCCCTGATGCGCCCTGGCCGCTTTGACCGCCACATTGCCATCGACCGCCCCGACATTAGCGGGCGCAAAGACATCTTTTTGGTGCACCTCAAGCCTTTGAAACTTGCCGCGAGCGTCCATGTCGACCTGCTCGCAGATAAGCTCAGCACCCTCACGCCGGGCTTTTCGGGCGCCGACATTGGCAACGTGTGCAACGAGGCAGCATTGATTGCTGCACGCGATGAGGCGACTGCGATCGAGGAGCACCACTTTGAGCTCGCCATCGAGCGCGTGATTGCtggcctcgagcgcaagagcCGCGTGCTTTCCCCGGAAGAAAAGACGACGGTGGCGTACCACGAGGCGGGCCACGCCGTCTGTGGCTGGTTCTTGGAGTATGCGGACCCACTGCTCAAGGTCTCCATCATTCCGCGCGgtgtcggcgcgcttggataTGCACAGTACCTCCCCAAAGAGCGCTACTTGTTCAGCAccgagcagctcctcgaccGCATGTGCATGACCCTTGGCGGCCGCGTATCCGAGGAGATTTTCTTTGAACGCATAACTACCGGAGCGCAGGACGACTTGTCTAAAATCACGCGCATGGCATTCGAGATCTGTGCGTCGTACGGCATGAATGACAAGCTCGGCCCTGTATCCTACCGCACGGACCAAGAATCGATGCACAAGCCATACTCGGAGCGCACCGGAGAgatgctcgacgagcagGTACGCAAGCTGGTCGTTACCGCACACACACGCACCACCGAGCTCCTCTCGAAGCACAAAGAGGACGTCGAAAAGGTGGCCAagctcttgctcgagcgcgaagtCATCACGCGCGAAGATATGACGAAACTGCTGGGCAAGCGCCCATTCAAGTCTGCAGACGAGGCGGACGAGTACTTGGACAGAAAGGGCCGGCTCGCACGCAAGGGCgagtcgagcgcgccgccgccaccaGAGGAAATCAACCCCGAGCCCAAGGTGGCttccgcgccgccccaCGTCCCATAG